The Mytilus trossulus isolate FHL-02 chromosome 13, PNRI_Mtr1.1.1.hap1, whole genome shotgun sequence genome has a segment encoding these proteins:
- the LOC134694961 gene encoding uncharacterized protein LOC134694961, with protein sequence MSAMHSVVWLFYCSMSFAICAADGKTNVQIPLLNNKATAPLYAEFNMSNLNQRLREIFNKEVIENTVNVSCEEPYEKIGKGCYSIKDDNVSGDAAFASCTNPGAYLANFETIEEAMIMKLFLQKRNSGIHYYVGGRNINRYLPNGDWRWIKHGKATKMTYFAFAFNQGPDSQLDSENDCMFFYARYRYKFHDNGCDNGKYLGGYICEI encoded by the exons ATGTCTGCTATGCACAGTGTTGTTTGGCTTTTCTACTGCTCGATGTCTTTCGCAATTTGTGCCGCTGACGGAAAAACAAACGTACAGATTCCTTTACTGAATAATAAAGCTACAGCTCCTCTGTATGCTGAATTTAATATGTCGAATTTGAATCAACGACTGAGAGAGATTTTTAACAAGGAAGTCATAGAGAATACAGTTAATG TGAGCTGCGAAGAACCATACGAGAAGATAGGGAAAGGTTGTTATTCTATCAAGGATGACAACGTATCTGGTGATGCAGCATTT GCGAGCTGTACAAACCCTGGTGCTTACCTTGCTAACTTCGAAACTATCGAAGAAGCCATGATCATGAAATTGTTCCTTCAGAAGCGGAATTCAG GTATACATTACTACGTTGGTGGACGTAATATCAATAGATACCTACCAAATGGCGATTGGAGATGGATTAAACATGGTAAAGCCACAAAGATGACTTATTTTGCCTTTGCATTTAATCAGGGACCCGATAGTCAACTTGATAGTGAAAACGACTGCATGTTCTTCTACGCTAGATATAGATACAAGTTCCATGATAATGGATGTGACAATGGAAAATACCTAGGAGGttatatttgtgaaatttga